A portion of the Nitratidesulfovibrio termitidis HI1 genome contains these proteins:
- a CDS encoding L-lactate permease, whose amino-acid sequence MDYLQLAAALAPIVWLIFSLVVLKLPAYRTCALTLVCTLALAVFGWWKMPAVMALSAALEGAAMALWPIMIVIIAAVFTYNLARHTGSMDVITRMLSSITTDKRLLVLIVAWGFGGFLEGVAGYGTAVAIPASILAAMGFQPMFAAVICLVANTVPTAFGAIGIPIVTMAGVTGLPVETISYYTALQLFVFIVLITYLLVILTSGFKGIKGVFWATLVSGLAFAFPQLYTAKYMGAELPCLIGSVCSMIATIVWARLFHRDTAAAVAPIPTAEKVKAWLPYILVFAFIILCSNLFPAIRDTLGSVKTTVRIYGDNPFTFKWIATPGALIIIATYIGGMIQGVKVREITGVLGSTAKKLVYSGITVVSIVALAKVMATSGMINTIAIAVADSTSSYFPFISPLLGALGTFVTGSDTSSNVLFGQLQMEVANRISIDSAWIVSASAAGATAGKMISPQSIAVATAATGLTGYEGRIMNRTLAVCVGYVLVLGTLVYVAIPYLYLL is encoded by the coding sequence ATGGATTATCTGCAACTGGCGGCAGCGCTCGCCCCCATCGTCTGGCTGATCTTCTCGCTCGTCGTGCTCAAGCTGCCTGCCTATCGCACCTGTGCGCTCACGCTGGTCTGCACGCTGGCCCTTGCCGTGTTCGGCTGGTGGAAGATGCCCGCCGTCATGGCCCTTTCCGCCGCGCTCGAAGGGGCGGCCATGGCCCTGTGGCCGATCATGATCGTCATCATCGCCGCCGTGTTCACCTACAACCTTGCCCGCCACACCGGCAGCATGGACGTGATCACCCGCATGCTCTCGTCCATCACCACCGACAAGCGCCTGCTGGTGCTCATCGTGGCCTGGGGCTTCGGCGGCTTTCTCGAAGGAGTGGCCGGGTACGGCACCGCCGTGGCCATTCCCGCCAGCATCCTTGCCGCCATGGGCTTTCAGCCCATGTTCGCCGCGGTGATCTGCCTGGTGGCCAACACCGTGCCCACGGCCTTCGGCGCCATCGGCATTCCCATCGTGACCATGGCGGGCGTCACCGGCCTGCCGGTGGAAACCATCAGCTACTACACCGCGTTGCAGCTGTTCGTGTTCATCGTGCTGATCACCTACCTGCTGGTCATTCTTACCTCCGGGTTCAAGGGCATCAAGGGCGTGTTCTGGGCCACCCTGGTCTCCGGCCTGGCCTTCGCCTTTCCGCAGCTGTACACCGCCAAGTACATGGGCGCCGAACTGCCGTGCCTCATCGGCAGCGTGTGCAGCATGATCGCCACCATCGTCTGGGCACGCCTGTTCCACCGCGACACCGCCGCCGCAGTCGCCCCCATTCCCACCGCCGAGAAGGTGAAGGCCTGGCTGCCGTACATCCTGGTGTTCGCCTTCATCATCCTGTGCAGCAACCTGTTCCCGGCCATCCGCGACACCCTGGGCTCCGTGAAGACCACCGTGCGCATCTACGGCGACAATCCCTTCACCTTCAAGTGGATCGCCACCCCCGGCGCGCTGATCATCATCGCCACCTACATCGGCGGCATGATCCAGGGCGTGAAGGTGCGCGAAATCACCGGCGTGCTCGGCAGCACCGCCAAAAAGCTGGTGTACTCGGGCATCACCGTGGTTTCCATCGTGGCGCTGGCCAAGGTCATGGCCACCAGCGGCATGATCAACACCATCGCCATCGCCGTGGCCGATTCCACCAGCAGCTACTTCCCGTTCATCTCGCCGCTGCTCGGCGCGCTGGGCACCTTCGTCACCGGCAGCGACACCTCGTCCAACGTGCTCTTCGGGCAGTTGCAGATGGAAGTGGCCAACCGCATCAGCATCGACAGCGCGTGGATCGTTTCCGCATCCGCCGCCGGGGCCACCGCGGGCAAGATGATCTCGCCCCAGTCCATCGCCGTGGCCACTGCCGCCACCGGCCTTACCGGGTACGAAGGGCGCATCATGAACCGCACCCTGGCCGTGTGCGTGGGCTACGTGCTGGTGCTGGGCACGCTGGTCTACGTGGCCATTCCGTACCTGTACCTGCTGTAG
- the phoU gene encoding phosphate signaling complex protein PhoU produces MAPARNLTTDRLDALRHKLLAMLATVEQAIDSCIEAYCQRDEARAWSVASHDHAINEMETCIDEMGMRLLAREGPLAQDLRTVLATMRIANDIERMADEAANIAERTMPLVALPPLPFDGDFKEYVPLVRNMVHQAVQCVVDMDADRGRRLAELDEGVDCGLRQLTLKVVQYMKANPEKIEAALSFLIICRRLERIGDLSTNIGESVFFAVRGVNAKHSHFEDDDEA; encoded by the coding sequence ATGGCCCCCGCCCGGAACCTGACCACCGACCGTCTCGACGCTCTGCGCCACAAGCTGCTGGCCATGCTCGCCACGGTGGAGCAGGCCATCGACAGCTGCATCGAAGCCTACTGCCAGCGCGACGAAGCCAGAGCCTGGTCCGTCGCCTCGCACGATCATGCCATCAACGAGATGGAAACCTGCATCGACGAGATGGGCATGCGCCTTCTGGCCCGCGAAGGGCCACTGGCGCAAGACCTGCGCACGGTGCTGGCCACCATGCGTATCGCCAACGACATCGAGCGCATGGCCGATGAGGCCGCCAACATCGCCGAACGCACCATGCCCCTGGTGGCCCTGCCGCCGTTGCCCTTCGACGGGGACTTCAAGGAATACGTGCCGCTGGTGCGCAACATGGTGCACCAGGCGGTGCAGTGCGTGGTGGACATGGACGCGGACCGGGGCCGCAGGCTGGCCGAACTGGACGAAGGCGTGGATTGCGGGTTGCGCCAACTCACCCTGAAGGTCGTGCAGTACATGAAGGCCAACCCCGAAAAGATCGAAGCGGCGCTGTCGTTCCTGATCATCTGCCGCAGGCTGGAACGCATCGGCGACCTTTCCACCAACATCGGGGAGAGCGTGTTTTTTGCCGTCCGTGGCGTCAACGCCAAGCATAGCCACTTCGAAGACGACGACGAGGCATGA
- the greA gene encoding transcription elongation factor GreA has translation MSSIPISTEGYDRLMKELERLKSERPAIIQAIKEAREEGDLKENAGYDAARERQGMLEARISYIESRMAQFNVINLDSLSGDKVMFGATVEIEDLDSGESKRYTLLGPDEADYSQGSISILSPVARALLGKEEGDEIVVDAPRGRISYEIVSIAFEGARR, from the coding sequence ATGAGCAGCATCCCCATTTCCACCGAAGGCTACGATCGACTGATGAAGGAACTGGAACGCCTGAAGTCGGAACGCCCGGCGATCATCCAGGCCATCAAGGAAGCCCGCGAAGAAGGCGATCTGAAAGAAAACGCCGGTTACGACGCCGCCCGCGAACGGCAGGGCATGCTCGAAGCCCGCATCTCGTACATCGAATCGCGCATGGCCCAGTTCAACGTCATCAATCTGGACAGCCTGTCCGGCGACAAGGTGATGTTTGGCGCCACCGTGGAAATCGAGGACCTCGACAGCGGCGAATCCAAGCGCTACACGCTACTCGGCCCGGACGAGGCCGATTATTCCCAAGGCAGCATTTCCATCCTTTCGCCGGTGGCGCGCGCGCTGCTGGGCAAGGAAGAAGGCGACGAGATCGTGGTGGACGCCCCGCGCGGCCGCATCAGCTACGAGATCGTTTCCATCGCCTTCGAGGGCGCGCGCCGCTAG